A region from the Coffea eugenioides isolate CCC68of chromosome 9, Ceug_1.0, whole genome shotgun sequence genome encodes:
- the LOC113782375 gene encoding uncharacterized protein K02A2.6-like: MAVKGQAIADHLAENPKDNDYQPLHTYFPDEKVLFVAAVEDMIERCPEWRLFFDGAANSFGVGIGAVLVSPEGKHYPGATKLQFVCTNNMAEYEACIFGLKMALEMEVKELIAFSDSDLLVHQTLKQWITKDSKILPYHYKTSDKSPWYNDIKEFIKTGSYPPEASANDKGFLRRMASKFFLNGEVLYKRTSDLNLLRCINEDEAQYMMKEVHSGVCGPHMNEHLLAKKIMRTGYFWLTMERDCIDFVRRCIKCQVHGDIIRAPPTELHSMIAPWPCSMWGMDVIGTIDPPASNGHRFILVAIEYFTKWVEAESFKHVTKKVVTNFLRDHIICRFGVPETLITDNAKNLNNDMVDGLCEQFKIRHRNSAIYRPQMNGAVEAANKNLKKIIRKMTERHHDWHEKLPYALLAYQTSIRTSTGATPYSLMYGMEAVLPAEVEIPSLRVLMETKLEEADWIKQRYEQLSLIDEK, from the exons ATGGCCGTCAAGGGAcaagctatagctgatcatttggcagaaaatccaaAGGACAATGACTATCAACCGCTCCATACCTATTTCCCTGATGAAAAGGTTTTATTTGTCGCTGCCGTGGAAGATATGATCGAGCGGTGCCCTGAATGGAGATTGTTTTTCGATGGTGCAGCTAATTCTTTTGGAGTCGGAATAGGAGCAGTTCTTGTATCCCCGGAAGGGAAGCATTACCCTGGAGCTACTAAATTGCAATTTGTCTGCACAAATAATATGGCCGAGTATGAAGCATGTATTTTTGGTCTtaaaatggctttggaaatggaaGTTAAGGAGTTAATAGCCTTCAGTGATTCAGATTTACTCGTGCACCAAACATTGAAGCaatggataaccaaagattcaaaaatctTGCCATACCACT ACAAGACATCTGACAAAAGCCCTTGGTACAATGATATTAAGGAATTCATCAAAACCGGGTCTTACCCTCCAGAAGCTAGTGCAAATGACAAGGGTTTCCTGCGCAGAATGGCCTCAaagtttttcttaaatggagagGTATTATACAAAAGGacctcagatttgaacctcttaAGGTGCATCAATGAAGATGAAGCTCAATACATGATGAAAGAGGTGCATAGCGGTGTCTgcggacctcacatgaatgaaCATTTGTTGGCAAAGAAAATTATGAGAACCGGGTATTTTTGGCTTACAATGGAACGCGATTGCATAgattttgtccggagatgtattAAATGTCAAGTGCATGGCGACATCATACGCGCTCCTCCCACCGAATTGCACAGTATGATTGCCCCATGGCCCTGCTCGATGTGGGGTATGGATGTGATTGGCACAATTGACCCTCCTGCTTCAAATGggcatcgatttatattggtggcaattgaGTACTTCACCAAATGGGTCGAAGCGGAATCATTCAAGCACGTGACAAAGAAGGTGGTGACGAATTTCTTAAGAGATCACATCATATGCCGATTTGGGGTGCCAGAAACTTTGATTacagacaatgccaagaatctcaACAATGACATGGTGGACGGGCTATGCGAACAGTTCAAAATCAGACATCGCAACTCTGCCATTTATAGACCACAGATGAATGGAGCCGTGGAGGCcgcaaacaagaatttgaagaagatcaTCCGTAAAATGACTGAAAGGCACCAcgattggcatgaaaagctCCCTTATGCACTATTGGCATATCAGACCTCTATCCGAACATCAACTGGGGCAACCCCCTACTCgctcatgtatggaatggaagctgtGCTACCTGCTGAGGTCGAAATCCCTTCATTGCGGGTTCTAATGGAGACCAAGTTGGAAGAGGCTGATTGGATAAAGCAGCGTTATGAACAACTGTCCTTGATTGATGAAAAATGA